One Ctenopharyngodon idella isolate HZGC_01 chromosome 9, HZGC01, whole genome shotgun sequence DNA window includes the following coding sequences:
- the si:dkey-230p4.1 gene encoding trichohyalin, translating to MESELLIGWQQERAELKAELSRLQDELAESRAEREELQSRAQALTDRLSQTLDPSLSLSVRLDDEQREWRRKLREGREREARQALLIHKLQNKVLEYRARCQALEQQSFSEERELRIRERMLRDERSDTLESTLIRLEEEQQRSLGLSEVSALLRSQLSQSTEANEALRDDLRKLTADWSKAVEEVVQKEIDWQKEKEVLTGHIGKEQTRLMTLWGRVVTLRRQCHSLKTATDKDLWELRAEFSRLSSSLLSVCGSPRSAPILPHDSHISHSTTAQPLSSTQGPLSLDDLNHEERKSTELKADLESETLELRNRITELNMTIKTLESEREKQEAEMETRHRQEMGREQEQERKWQRQIEMERNFESVRHAVRTLSRVLSSQQMSGQLGSLSADDVSSEGLSSVLSIIAQAETALQWRQQEVQDAQMSLRRLGTEKESLEQRITQLESERAELQEQTNQGALQMKHTQELLNSEKEMVTSLRSQMEEAERLTEELRQENEHMRRQREKEEEERIQLERERQKRMEAEMLEAAQLCERETRSRLELHSLQGALEREKLDRARAEQETADTKDSLLKARESLLALSSSQTQLKRELAEGRDALEKMATLNEALAKDKRELSVRALQLETEVAEAQAQIQAFGAEMAGLCREVKTASLEANELRERRETDLNTLQQLRNRERELENELETEREDREREVTAFTEEKRKNEQRIAELTEQCSTMMKELQSVQAELLKAAEQQRRAERERDDLMRESQRLEDTVCTLEREKEELTQVKEELRGVVVCLQKQIAQVQEQASGLEVQCSQLQTQVDTLTQTKDVLQGEIQCLQTDLERETAQREKENQEALEERRKSEREMENWQLECKRIQRDVEQETEKNKVQLEESKTERERWQKEREALNAELGQKDGEVEILRNKTDGLLKEKEELIDHLNKRNTELEKLQMKSAAEQKTVEQRLREACDEIERWKERENKVQREKEELNQKYIERVEKESQNLKVTEREKAKMSDLMKKKEDEIRKRGEDIEELKSKVQSHERTIESLEIELQEKETLESRVETLERNNTHLKEREMEKIRENENRQKKRDEQEREKDMRWRRQLEQKDEDLTELKSRVEELIREKEHISLLVEERDKDVEQLQTALSTEKKTLELRLKEAKDNVEWWKRRAGNMEKVKESLNWVAEREKTELTELLRQREEEVQKREEDIGDLKGRIQSLDVIIEKLETDVQQKDEQLELLKEQISQMKEREMEKQKEVDRKQVEVKEQEKQLKCELEDLNNNMEGVIQEKEAILERLEERDSELKALQAQLAQEQKTFEQKLKAEHEEVNRCKAKLAEVERDRISLEEREKEQKKRQEMEKRDREQILREELLQKEMELKQLRLKIDELNQEKEEDRRIRMEQQEDLERQTTLLQDTEEEARALKKNLQQKEKEERDREQILREELLQKEMELKQLRLKIDELNQEKEEDRRIRMEQQEDLERQTTLLQDTEEEARALKKNLLQKEKEERDREQILREELLQKEMELKQLRLKIYELNQEKEEDRRIRMEQQEDLERQTTLLQDTEEEARALKKNLLQKEKEERDREQILREELLQKEMELKQLRLKIYELNQEKEEDRRIRMEQQEYLERQTTLLQDTEEEARALKKSLQQKEKEERERVHREEEAMKRLREKLHEAEKRNVEVSRCLRETETTLEKEKSQHREKEERLMDCNQELLLVKRELDHERETVEELKKLISEQGEEVKTLKGKLDERLKEVGRLSQLLQNSRGEAQVLESRAENSEEEKQRLKRSLSQIEDEKRHLETQLRDEKTEGERLRARLEDLQKGQHILMEEKAGRVEKLGARIRELEEERDHLSAELRRKEREIEALRDETFRERREKDRISSLLNDANERKEALVAQMDALQEQVVNLSRTKEQTRSKIQERDEQNQKMQEGLIAGLQEMATLKELLEESHREGERLRSMMQERKDELVRSREEGVRAAQIEAKDLLLKVQMLEKQKLELKSTVQLQEEQLKKKNEEGLREMEQMLQREEKLEEELTTTKSVVEQREAELTRARARIDILEDQRTELSSLAAERTRDAEELSDRFRELRQEVDRLREDRIRESKDWEELQNENKEKQNVLEGLEFLRKTLREKEKEIELMKERYENEKRKSERFQQAEEQKVRQLELFSERLKDKETELESIREMAYKEQSARLRLQDQFEDEKRDTKILREKMETLEKEKQEMETKIEEDTRNLRESEKKNKGLKMDSGHGTLSDFLEINAEYQPHDKLLETETLRRDLTRKEQEMERLRTKAQTLQTELDRLHSTIKNENIKTGPTDTKEWERLKEQVSAVLLEKEEKERLLREKDVEVYALKERAKELTKDRDRVRTALEKTEAMLIHYKERLGQQEHKRTRAEADMSQEKELEQKVQSTDEVDRDSAVQERLSAMQRAVAQLEVDQNLLQKKNNHLEKKIERLRTERQHLRETLTQVELERGKLRHQLSQSEAGVLDLSDGTDNEELKRLRVRASELEEQVHHLRLMLAVDHQQRAKFIDRSLKNSQSLMSLRQDLNESLAAVSQRPVPSVLESETQRLDRSIREEELRLSLSQS from the exons GTGTTGGAGTACAGGGCTCGCTGTCAGGCTCTGGAGCAGCAGTCGTTCAGTGAGGAGCGAGAGCTGAGGATCAGAGAG AGGATGCTGCGGGATGAACGCAGTGACACGCTGGAGAGCACCCTCATCAGGCTGGAGGAGGAACAGCAGAG AAGTTTGGGGCTCTCGGAGGTCAGTGCTCTCCTGCGGAGTCAGCTCAGCCAATCAACAGAGGCTAATGAAGCCCTGAGGGACGACCTGCGAAAGCTAACAGCAGATTGGTCTAAAGCGGTGGAGGAGGTGGTGCAGAAAGAAATCGATtggcaaaaagagaaagag GTTTTGACAGGCCACATAGGGAAGGAGCAGACCAGGCTGATGACTCTGTGGGGACGTGTGGTCACGCTCAGACGCCAGTGTCACTCTCTGAAGACTGCTACTGACAA AGACCTGTGGGAGCTGAGAGCAGAGTTCTCTCGTCTCTCCTCATCTCTCCTCTCTGTATGTGGTTCTCCACGATCGGCTCCCATTCTGCCCCATGACTCCCATATATCTCACTCCACTACAGCGCAACCCCTCTCCTCCACCCAGGGGCCACTGTCTCTtgatgatctgaatcatgaAGAGAGGAAGTCGACTGAATTAAAAGCCGACCTGGAGTCAGAGACACTGGAACTCAGGAACAG gaTAACAGAGCTGAATATGACAATAAAAACTCTTGAATCTGAAAGGGAGAAGCAGGAGGCAGAGATGGAGACGAGACACAGGCAGGAGATGGGGAGAGAACAAGAGCAAGAGAGGAAGTGGCAGAGACAGATAGAAATGGAAAGAAACTTTGAGTCTGTCAGACATGCTGTCAGGACACTG TCAAGGGTTCTCAGCTCTCAGCAGATGAGTGGGCAGTTAGGCTCTCTGTCTGCAGATGATGTGTCCAGTGAAGGACTGTCTTCTGTCCTCTCTATCATCGCTCAAGCTGAGACTGCCCTGCAATGGAGACAACAGGAAGTACAG GATGCTCAGATGAGCTTGCGTAGACTTGGGACAGAGAAAGAATCACTGGAGCAGCGAATCACGCAGTTGGAGAGtgagagggcggagcttcaggAACAGACCAATCAGGGAGCACTGCAGATGAAACACACGCAGGAATTACTGAACAG TGAGAAGGAGATGGTGACTAGTTTGCGCAGTCAGATGGAGGAGGCCGAGAGACTCACAGAGGAGCTGAGACAGGAGAATGAACATATGAGACgacagagagagaaggaggaggaggagagaatccagctggagagagagagacagaaacg CATGGAGGCAGAAATGCTAGAGGCTGCTCagctgtgtgagagagagactcGCTCCCGTCTGGAGCTGCACAGCCTGCAGGGGGCACTAGAGAGAGAGAAGCTGGACAGAGCACGAGCTGAGCAAGAGACAGCCGACACTAAAGATTCTTTACTGAAG GCACGGGAGTCATTACTGGCCCTGTCCTCCAGTCAAACCCAGCTCAAGAGAGAGCTGGCAGAAGGTCGAGATGCCCTGGAGAAAATGGCTACTTTAAATGAAGCTCTGGCCAAGGACAAGAGAGAACTCAGTGTTCGTGCTCTGCAG CTGGAGACGGAGGTGGCAGAAGCCCAGGCCCAGATCCAGGCATTTGGCGCAGAGATGGCGGGTCTGTGCAGGGAAGTGAAGACCGCGTCTCTAGAGGCCAATGAATTAAG GGAACGGAGAGAGACGGATCTGAATACTCTGCAGCAGCTCAGAAACCGAGAGAGAGAGCTGGAGAATGAGCTGGAGACAGAGAGGGAGGACAGGGAGAGAGAAGTGACTGCTTtcacagaagagaagaggaaAAATGAACAAAGGATTGCAGAG ttAACCGAACAGTGCAGTACGATGATGAAAGAGCTGCAGAGTGTCCAGGCAGAACTACTCAAAGCAGCAGAGCAGCAGAGAAGAGCTGAACGAGAGAGAGACGACCTAATGAGAGAGAGCCAGAGACTAGAGGACACAGTATGTACACTGGAGAGAGAAAAGGAGGAACTCACACAAGTCAAAGAGGAACTCAG AGGCGTGGTGGTATGTCTTCAGAAGCAGATTGCTCAGGTTCAGGAACAGGCCTCAGGTCTGGAGGTGCAATGCAGTCAGCTACAAACACAGGTGGACACGCTCACACAGACCAAAGATGTCTTGCAAG GAGAGATTCAATGTCTACAGACAGAcctagagagagagacagcacaGAGAGAAAAGGAAAACCAAGAAGCATTGGAGGAAAGAAggaagagtgaaagagagaTGGAAAACTGGCAGTTGGAATGCAAGAGGATTCAGCGGGATGTTGAACAAGAAACGGAGAAAAACAAAGTACAATTGGAAGAGAGCAAAACCGAGAGAGAAAGATggcaaaaagagagagaagctCTGAACGCAGAACTTGGCCAGAAAGATGGAGAAGtggagatactgaggaacaagaCTGATGGTttgttaaaagaaaaagaagagctAATAGACCACTTAAATAAAAGAAACACAGAACTTGAGAAGCTACAAATGAAATCAGCTGCAGAGCAGAAAACAGTCGAACAAAGACTGAGAGAAGCGTGTGATGAGATTGAGAGATGGAAGGAGAGAGAAAACAAGgttcagagagagaaagaagagtTAAATCAGAAGTATATTGAAAGAGTGGAAAAAGAAAGTCAGAACCTCAAggtcacagagagagagaaggctAAGATGTCTGATCTAATGAAAAAGAAGGAGGATGAAATACGAAAGAGAGGAGAGGATATCGAAGAGTTAAAATCAAAAGTCCAATCGCATGAGAGAACAATTGAGAGCCTGGAAATAGAGTTGCAAGAGAAAGAGACCTTGGAGAGTAGAGTGGAAACCCTGGAGAGAAACAACACtcatctgaaagagagagaaatggagaaaataagagaaaatgaaaacagacaaaagaaaagagatgagcaagagagggagaaagacaTGAGGTGGAGAAGACAGTTGGAACAGAAAGATGAAGACTTGACAGAGCTCAAAAGCAGAGTTGAAGAACTAATAAGAGAGAAAGAACATATCTCGTTACTTGTGGAAGAAAGAGATAAAGATGTTGAACAATTGCAAACTGCATTGTCGACAGAAAAGAAAACTCTTGAACTGAGACTGAAAGAGGCGAAAGACAATGTAGAGTGGTGGAAGAGACGAGCTGGCAACATGGAAAAAGTAAAGGAGAGCTTAAATTGGGTTgctgaaagagagaaaacagaaCTGACAGAGCTTCTTAGACAAAGAGAGGAAGAGGTACAAAAGAGAGAAGAGGACATTGGTGATCTCAAAGGTAGAATTCAGTCATTAGACGTAATCATAGAGAAACTAGAGACTGATGTTCAGCAGAAAGATGAGCAACTTGAACTTCTAAAGGAGCAAATCTCACAGATGAAAGAGAGGGAAATGGAGAAACAAAAAGAGGTGGACAGGAAGCAAGTAGAGGTAAAGGAACAGGAGAAACAACTGAAATGTGAATTAGAAGATCTCAATAACAACATGGAGGGAGTCATTCAAGAAAAAGAGGCAATACTAGAAAGGTTGGAAGAGAGAGATAGTGAACTAAAAGCATTACAAGCACAACTTGCACAAGAACAGAAGACGTTTGAACAGAAGCTCAAAGCAGAGCACGAAGAGGTGAACAGGTGCAAAGCCAAGTTAGCCGAGGTGGAACGAGATCGGATAAGCTTGGAGGAAAGGGAGAAGGAGCAAAAGAAAAGACAGGAGATGGAGAAAAGAGATAGGGAGCAGATACTGAGAGAAGAGCTCCTTCAGAAGGAGATGGAGCTGAAGCAGTTGAGACTGAAGATTGATGAACTGAACCAGGAGAAAGAGGAAGACCGGAGGATAAGAATGGAGCAACAAGAAGACCTTGAACGACAAACTACCCTCCTACAAGACACTGAGGAGGAGGCACGGGCACTGAAGAAGAATTTacagcaaaaagaaaaagaggaaagaGATAGGGAGCAGATACTGAGAGAAGAGCTCCTTCAGAAGGAGATGGAGCTGAAGCAGTTGAGACTGAAGATTGATGAACTGAACCAGGAGAAAGAGGAAGACCGGAGGATAAGAATGGAGCAACAAGAAGACCTTGAACGACAAACTACCCTCCTACAAGACACTGAGGAGGAGGCACGGGCACTGAAGAAGAATTTactgcaaaaagaaaaagaggaaagaGATAGGGAGCAGATACTGAGAGAAGAGCTCCTTCAGAAGGAGATGGAGCTGAAGCAGTTGAGACTGAAGATTTATGAACTGAACCAGGAGAAAGAGGAAGACCGGAGGATAAGAATGGAGCAACAAGAAGACCTTGAACGACAAACTACCCTCCTACAAGACACTGAGGAGGAGGCACGGGCACTGAAGAAGAATTTactgcaaaaagaaaaagaggaaagaGATAGGGAGCAGATACTGAGAGAAGAGCTCCTTCAGAAGGAGATGGAGCTGAAGCAGTTGAGACTGAAGATTTATGAACTGAACCAGGAGAAAGAGGAAGACCGGAGGATAAGAATGGAGCAACAGGAATACCTTGAACGACAAACTACCCTCCTACAAGACACTGAGGAGGAGGCACGGGCACTGAAGAAGAGTTTacagcaaaaagaaaaagaggaaagagagagagtccACCGTGAGGAAGAAGCAATGAAAAGGCTGAGAGAAAAGCTGCATGAAGCCGAAAAGAGGAACGTTGAAGTCTCAAGATGTCTACGAGAGACCGAAACGACACTGGAGAAGGAAAAATCTCagcacagagagaaagaggagagaCTTATGGACTGTAACCAAGAGCTACTATTGGTCAAACGTGAGCTAGATCATGAGAGGGAGACTGTTGAAGAACTGAAGAAACTTATAAGCGAACAAGGCGAAGAGGTGAAGACACTGAAGGGAAAACTGGATGAACGGTTGAAAGAGGTGGGAAGGTTGTCACAACTGCTGCAAAACAGCCGAGGGGAAGCACAGGTGCTTGAATCCAGGGCAGAAAACAGTGAAGAGGAGAAACAAAGATTAAAGAGGTCTTTAAGTCAGATTGAAGATGAGAAGAGGCATCTGGAGACCCAACTGAGAGATGAAAAAACGGAAGGGGAAAGACTGAGAGCCAGGCTTGAGGATCTTCAGAAAGGTCAACATATCCTGATGGAGGAGAAGGCGGGACGTGTGGAGAAGCTTGGGGCTCGCATTAGAGAGCTGGAGGAGGAGAGAGACCATCTCTCGGCAGAGCTtcgaaggaaagagagagagattgaggcTCTTAGAGATGAAACGTTTCGGGAGAGGCGAGAGAAGGACAGAATAAGCTCTTTGCTGAATGATGCAAATGAAAGGAAAGAAGCCTTGGTTGCTCAGATGGATGCTTTACAAGAACAGGTGGTTAATCTGTCTAGAACCAAAGAACAAACAAGGTCAAAGATCCAGGAACGAGACGAACAGAACCAGAAGATGCAAGAGGGGCTGATTGCAGGGCTTCAGGAGATGGCTACTCTGAAAGAACTGCTGGAAGAGAGTCATCGTGAGGGAGAGAGACTCAGGTCCATGATGCAGGAAAGGAAGGATGAGTTGGTCCGGAGCAGAGAGGAAGGAGTTAGGGCGGCACAAATTGAAGCCAAAGATCTTCTACTAAAAGTCCAGATGTTAGAGAAGCAAAAACTGGAACTTAAGTCCACCGTGCAACTCCAAGAGGAACAACTTAAGAAGAAAAATGAGGAAGGGTTGCGAGAGATGGAGCAAATGCTGCAAAGAGAGGAGAAGTTAGAAGAAGAATTGACAACCACGAAGAGCGTAGTGGAGCAGAGAGAGGCTGAGCTGACAAGAGCGAGGGCTAGAATAGACATCCTGGAAGATCAGAGGACTGAACTCAGCTCTTTGGCGGCAGAGAGGACCAGAGACGCAGAAGAACTGAGCGACAGATTCAGAGAGCTGAGACAGGAAGTGGACAGACTGAGAGAGGACAGAATAAGAGAGAGTAAAGATTGGGAGGaactccaaaatgaaaataaagagaaaCAAAATGTGTTAGAGGGATTGGAGTTCCTCAGAAAAACACTGAGGGAAAAGGAAAAGGAGATAGAATTGATGAAAGAGAGAtatgaaaatgagaaaagaaaaagcGAGAGATTCCAGCAAGCGGAGGAGCAGAAAGTTAGACAACTAGAATTATTCTCAGAGAGACTGAAGGATAAAGAAACTGAGTTGGAGAGTATTCGAGAAATGGCGTATAAAGAACAATCAGCAAGACTTAGATTGCAGGATCAATTTGAAGATGAGAAAAGAGATACTAAGATATTGAGGGAAAAAATGGAAACcttagagaaagagaaacaagagATGGAGACCAAAATAGAAGAGGATACACGTAATCTTAGAGaatctgaaaagaaaaacaaaggacTAAAGATGGATAGTGGCCATGGCACTCTATCAGACTTCCTAGAGATAAATGCTGAATATCAGCCTCATGACAAGTTGTTAGAGACAGAGACACTTAGAAGGGACCTTACAAGAAAGGAACAGGAAATGGAGAGGTTGAGGACCAAGGCTCAGACCCTGCAAACTGAGCTAGACAGACTGCACTCCACAATAAAAAACGAGAACATAAAAACCGGGCCAACAGATACTAAGGAATGGGAAAGGCTAAAGGAACAAGTGTCCGCTGTCCTTTTAGAAAAGGAGGAGAAGGAGAGACTCCTTAGAGAGAAGGATGTTGAAGTATATGCTCTGAAGGAGCGAGCCAAAGAGCTGACTAAAGACAGGGACCGGGTCAGGACGGCTCTGGAGAAGACTGAAGCCATGCTGATTCACTATAAAGAGAGGCTGGGACAGCAGGAGCATAAGAGAACCCGAGCAGAAGCTGATATGTCACAG GAGAAAGAGCTTGAACAGAAGGTCCAGTCCACAGATGAGGTGGATAGAGACTCTGCTGTACAGGAGCGTCTGTCGGCCATGCAACGGGCCGTGGCACAGCTGGAGGTGGATCAGAACCttctgcagaagaaaaacaATCATCTGGAGAAGAAAATTGAGAGACTACGAACTGAGCGACAGCACCTGAGAGAGACGCTGACACAG GTTGAGCTGGAGAGGGGGAAACTGAGGCATCAGCTGTCACAGTCAGAAGCTGGAGTTCTG GACCTGTCAGATGGTACGGACAATGAAGAACTAAAGCGTCTCAGAGTCCGAGCCAGTGAGCTAGAAGAACAG GTTCACCATCTTCGTCTCATGTTGGCTGTGGACCATCAGCAGAGGGCAAAGTTCATAGACCGCTCTCTGAAGAACAGCCAAAGTCTGATGTCCCTGAGACAGGATCTGAACGAGTCTCTAGCTGCGGTCTCTCAGCGGCCCGTCCCGTCAGTGCTGGAGTCAGAGACACAGAGGCTGGACAGGAGCATCAGAGAGGAAGAGCTCCGATTGTCTCTCAGCCAAAGCTGA